In Marivirga salinae, a single window of DNA contains:
- a CDS encoding Ppx/GppA phosphatase family protein, with the protein MLKLAAIDIGSNAIRIQLTRVTLYQGNITFKRLEYVRFPLRLGQDVFTTGRISEQSKIKFLKLMQAFKILIDLYEVDDYMGCATSAMREAENGRYLIDQVKAELDLEIDIIDGNKEAYMINKAIFPYMDEKAYLHIDVGGGSTEFNFYQNNEKLLSRSFRIGSVRHLETDSSHHMWDEMRNWIEQKVIKKSVKIHAIGTGGNINKVKDLARKKAGKPISLNKVKEIQKYIKGFDMEERINKLQLNPDRADVIIPALDIYINAMAWSKSPSIIVPDSGLKDGIMQVLFERNKEILK; encoded by the coding sequence ATGTTAAAACTAGCTGCTATTGACATTGGTTCCAATGCTATTAGAATACAATTAACCAGAGTAACGCTTTATCAAGGGAATATTACATTTAAAAGACTTGAGTATGTTCGTTTCCCGCTAAGATTGGGACAAGATGTTTTCACAACAGGAAGAATAAGCGAACAATCTAAAATCAAATTTCTTAAATTAATGCAGGCCTTTAAGATTCTCATAGACCTTTATGAGGTTGATGATTATATGGGCTGTGCTACTTCTGCCATGCGTGAAGCCGAAAATGGGAGATATTTAATTGATCAAGTGAAAGCAGAGTTAGATTTAGAAATCGACATTATAGATGGTAACAAGGAAGCTTATATGATCAATAAAGCCATATTTCCTTATATGGATGAAAAAGCTTATTTGCATATTGATGTTGGGGGCGGAAGTACTGAATTCAATTTTTATCAAAATAATGAAAAACTCTTATCAAGGTCATTTCGAATTGGCTCGGTAAGGCACTTGGAAACCGATAGTAGCCACCATATGTGGGATGAAATGAGGAACTGGATCGAGCAAAAAGTGATTAAAAAATCAGTTAAAATTCATGCTATTGGAACTGGTGGAAACATTAATAAAGTAAAGGATTTAGCAAGAAAAAAAGCGGGGAAACCCATTAGCTTAAATAAAGTTAAGGAAATTCAAAAGTATATTAAAGGATTTGACATGGAGGAAAGGATCAATAAACTACAATTAAATCCTGATAGGGCTGATGTTATCATTCCCGCCTTGGATATCTACATTAATGCTATGGCTTGGTCAAAATCACCAAGTATAATTGTGCCGGACAGTGGGCTTAAAGATGGGATTATGCAGGTGTTATTTGAGCGGAATAAAGAGATATTAAAATGA
- a CDS encoding RidA family protein, translated as MKNSIVLILVALISFSCQKDKESKEIRRIDRTDSSILKGVFIPEGKDIFYTSGLVSEVLNPDAPSGDMSKYGNTYQQSIGALKRIKEIIEAEGYKMEDVFFLRVYLAPNETGEIDWDAWFKAYGEYFNNEENPNKVARSTIGVYKLARPELLVEVEAVAAK; from the coding sequence ATGAAAAATAGCATTGTTTTAATCTTAGTGGCTTTAATATCGTTTTCTTGCCAAAAGGATAAAGAATCTAAAGAAATCAGAAGAATTGACCGGACTGATTCCAGCATTTTAAAGGGTGTTTTTATACCTGAAGGAAAAGATATTTTCTATACATCAGGATTAGTAAGTGAGGTATTAAATCCTGATGCCCCGTCAGGAGACATGTCTAAATATGGAAATACATATCAACAAAGTATAGGCGCTTTAAAGAGAATAAAAGAAATTATTGAAGCAGAAGGGTACAAAATGGAAGATGTGTTCTTCTTACGAGTTTACTTAGCGCCTAATGAAACTGGTGAAATTGATTGGGATGCTTGGTTTAAAGCTTATGGGGAGTATTTCAATAATGAAGAAAACCCTAATAAAGTAGCACGTTCTACAATAGGTGTTTATAAATTAGCTCGTCCAGAATTATTGGTTGAGGTGGAGGCTGTTGCTGCTAAATAG